In Blastopirellula sp. J2-11, a single genomic region encodes these proteins:
- a CDS encoding DUF2997 domain-containing protein — protein sequence MNRTIEITVAKDGQTRVETKGFVGAECRDASRYLEQALGLQLDELLKPGFHQSESVQQQIRSGS from the coding sequence ATGAATCGAACCATCGAGATCACGGTCGCCAAGGACGGCCAGACCCGCGTTGAGACGAAGGGATTTGTTGGCGCTGAATGCCGAGATGCGAGTCGTTATTTGGAGCAGGCCCTCGGACTGCAGCTCGACGAACTGCTCAAGCCAGGCTTCCATCAATCTGAATCTGTGCAGCAGCAGATTCGCTCCGGCAGCTAG
- a CDS encoding helix-turn-helix domain-containing protein: protein MAKKADILIRFGERVRELRAERGYSQEAFAHICELDRTYVGGIERGERNLALRNIERIAESLGVSISELMKGL from the coding sequence ATGGCGAAAAAAGCAGATATTCTGATCAGGTTTGGCGAGCGAGTCCGTGAACTGCGTGCCGAACGGGGCTACTCGCAGGAGGCGTTTGCTCATATCTGCGAACTCGACCGCACCTACGTTGGTGGGATCGAGCGTGGGGAGAGAAATCTAGCGCTTCGTAACATCGAGCGGATTGCAGAATCGCTCGGCGTTTCGATCTCCGAACTGATGAAGGGGCTCTAA
- a CDS encoding AAA family ATPase yields the protein MLLNQQLGEYVRACFTGIWIESHEHQDALVAIAQLCREENWRMSAWNLESGLRTAGNESESSAGDPLRAIRAINTLATPDGTTLVVLQNFHRFIQSAEIVQALAHQVLAGKQNRTFVVILSPIVTIPVELEKLFVVLEHELPDRAQLREIALGIATEEGEFPEGAGREIVLDAAVGLTRYEAEGAFSLSLVREGRLTAATLWEQKAQMLKKSGLLELYRGGDNFSQLGGLNSLKAFTNRALLRPSRGNPLKRPRGVMLLSPPGCGKSQFCKALGSEVGRPVLLLDVGSLLGSLVGQSEERTRIALRTVDAMAPCILMIDEVEKAFSGINGSNDSGVASRMFGTFLSWLNDHESDVFVVCTANDVAKLPPEFSRSERFDGVFFVDLPDRKEKETIWGIYRELFEIPADQDCPSDDQFTGAEIRACCRLAALLDVPLAQAAQYVVPVAVTSAESIEQLRKWASGRCLDANKSGLFQYSGNSPKPRRRRVARNPSNN from the coding sequence ATGTTATTGAATCAGCAGCTCGGGGAGTACGTGCGCGCGTGCTTCACAGGCATATGGATCGAATCGCACGAGCATCAGGATGCGCTCGTGGCGATCGCGCAGCTTTGTCGCGAAGAGAACTGGCGGATGTCCGCTTGGAATTTGGAATCGGGGCTGCGAACCGCTGGAAATGAATCCGAATCGTCGGCCGGTGATCCGCTCAGGGCGATTCGTGCAATCAACACGCTTGCTACGCCCGATGGTACTACGCTGGTGGTCCTGCAAAATTTTCACCGGTTTATCCAGTCGGCAGAGATCGTGCAGGCCTTGGCGCATCAGGTGCTTGCCGGCAAGCAAAATCGCACCTTCGTCGTGATTCTCTCGCCGATCGTTACCATTCCGGTCGAGCTTGAAAAACTGTTCGTCGTGCTCGAACATGAACTGCCCGATCGCGCGCAGCTTCGTGAGATCGCGCTAGGGATCGCAACGGAGGAGGGAGAATTTCCCGAAGGAGCGGGGCGGGAAATCGTGCTGGATGCGGCGGTAGGCCTAACCCGCTACGAGGCCGAAGGGGCATTCAGCTTGTCATTGGTCCGCGAAGGCCGGCTAACCGCGGCGACGCTGTGGGAGCAGAAGGCGCAAATGCTCAAAAAGAGCGGATTACTCGAACTCTACCGCGGCGGAGATAACTTCAGTCAACTCGGTGGCTTGAACTCGCTCAAGGCGTTTACCAATCGGGCCCTTCTGCGACCGAGCCGAGGCAATCCGCTCAAACGTCCACGAGGCGTGATGCTGCTCTCGCCGCCTGGTTGTGGAAAATCACAATTCTGCAAAGCGCTCGGGAGCGAAGTGGGGCGACCGGTGCTGCTCTTGGATGTCGGAAGTCTATTGGGCTCACTTGTTGGTCAGAGCGAGGAGCGGACGCGGATCGCGCTGCGGACCGTGGACGCGATGGCCCCCTGCATTCTGATGATCGACGAAGTGGAAAAGGCATTCTCTGGGATCAACGGCAGCAATGATTCCGGCGTCGCCAGTCGAATGTTCGGGACGTTCCTTTCCTGGCTGAACGACCATGAATCGGATGTCTTCGTCGTCTGCACCGCCAACGACGTCGCCAAACTTCCGCCAGAGTTCAGCCGCAGCGAGCGCTTTGATGGTGTGTTCTTTGTCGACCTGCCTGACCGCAAAGAGAAAGAAACAATTTGGGGAATCTATCGCGAGCTGTTTGAGATCCCTGCGGATCAGGATTGTCCAAGCGACGATCAGTTCACGGGGGCCGAAATTAGAGCCTGCTGTCGATTGGCGGCTTTGCTCGATGTTCCTCTTGCTCAGGCGGCCCAGTATGTCGTTCCCGTGGCCGTCACCTCGGCCGAATCGATCGAGCAACTTCGGAAATGGGCATCGGGAAGATGCCTAGATGCAAACAAATCGGGGCTTTTTCAATACTCGGGAAACAGTCCTAAACCGCGGCGGCGGCGCGTCGCACGCAATCCGTCCAACAACTAG